From the Theobroma cacao cultivar B97-61/B2 chromosome 2, Criollo_cocoa_genome_V2, whole genome shotgun sequence genome, one window contains:
- the LOC108660963 gene encoding putative cell wall protein has protein sequence MAYKTSSLLLARVFLISTLLAIAGQAVAKRDIPRNPENDDQMKQPEWALEHDHSVLIPGIGRVMLPPVLKPYNPYTGSIGGNNGGNGGSTGGTSYIPGGDDTFVPNPGFEVPIPGYGAGGAGTHPRP, from the coding sequence ATGGCTTACAAAACTAGTTCCTTGCTTCTTGCTCGAGTTTTCCTCATCAGTACTCTGCTCGCTATTGCTGGACAAGCAGTTGCAAAACGTGACATCCCAAGAAATCCAGAGAATGATGATCAAATGAAACAGCCTGAGTGGGCGCTTGAACATGACCACAGCGTGCTCATTCCAGGTATCGGACGAGTGATGCTGCCGCCAGTTTTGAAACCTTACAATCCTTACACCGGCAGCATCGGCGGCAACAATGGTGGCAATGGTGGCAGCACCGGTGGAACCAGCTATATTCCAGGTGGCGACGACACATTTGTCCCAAACCCTGGTTTTGAGGTACCAATTCCTGGTTATGGTGCTGGCGGTGCAGGAACACATCCACGTCCTTGA